The following coding sequences lie in one Thermoplasmata archaeon genomic window:
- a CDS encoding glutathione S-transferase family protein, translated as MASRPKLYTEPFSHYCVAAERMLAFKKIAFDPVDVPYHDKRALIAATGQDYVPTLVWEGKPVFWYDIPDFLEARVPKPTLYPRGQKGLAIVLEHWGHQVLEERVWRYVVTKVLPKLRDDHERWVFEEMQTRARGPWHVLEMRRGEFREDMETHLAMVDAILDGRDWLLGEPSLADFGIYGGMYPLLFVGEKVPAKLTRLASWADRIGKLSA; from the coding sequence ATGGCCTCCCGACCCAAGCTGTACACGGAGCCTTTCAGCCACTATTGCGTCGCGGCGGAGCGGATGCTCGCGTTCAAGAAGATCGCCTTCGACCCCGTGGATGTCCCGTACCACGACAAGCGCGCGCTGATCGCCGCGACGGGCCAGGACTACGTGCCCACGCTGGTGTGGGAGGGCAAGCCTGTGTTCTGGTACGACATCCCCGACTTCCTGGAGGCGCGGGTACCCAAGCCCACGCTCTATCCAAGGGGGCAGAAGGGCCTGGCGATCGTCCTCGAGCACTGGGGCCACCAGGTCCTCGAGGAGCGCGTGTGGCGGTATGTCGTCACCAAGGTGCTGCCGAAGCTACGGGACGACCACGAGCGGTGGGTCTTCGAGGAGATGCAGACTCGTGCCCGCGGACCTTGGCATGTGCTCGAGATGCGCCGCGGGGAGTTCCGCGAGGACATGGAGACGCACCTGGCCATGGTGGACGCCATCTTGGACGGCCGCGATTGGCTCCTGGGCGAGCCGAGCCTCGCGGACTTCGGGATCTACGGCGGGATGTACCCTCTCCTGTTCGTGGGCGAGAAGGTGCCCGCGAAGCTGACGCGGCTCGCGAGCTGGGCGGACCGAATCGGGAAGCTGTCAGCCTGA
- a CDS encoding ABC transporter permease, with translation MSFTNYVSEVNGIFGRWIKKTLRRPQFLFFSLVQPVVWFVLFTQAFQSIASVPGFSQVAKTSSYVTFFSAAVIIQTVISSAMQSGMGMVTDLESGYMDKMRVAPIHRSAILMGKVLSDGTRIVIQTIVILILGFLLGVTIASGIGGLLILLALAMAFGIAWSGISTFIGLATKNSEATLMISLLTTFPLLFLSTAMMPKVFLPSWVQTVATYNPMSYIADALHALVITGFDWTLLSYAALTILAVGALSLTATTSMFRRTVSG, from the coding sequence ATGAGCTTCACGAACTACGTGTCCGAGGTGAACGGCATCTTCGGCCGCTGGATCAAGAAGACCCTGCGGCGGCCCCAGTTCCTGTTCTTCAGCCTCGTGCAGCCCGTGGTCTGGTTCGTCCTCTTCACCCAGGCGTTCCAGTCAATCGCGAGCGTCCCGGGCTTCTCCCAAGTCGCGAAGACCTCCTCCTACGTGACGTTTTTCAGTGCCGCGGTCATCATCCAGACCGTGATCTCCTCCGCCATGCAGTCCGGGATGGGCATGGTCACGGACCTGGAGAGCGGCTACATGGACAAGATGCGGGTCGCTCCGATCCACCGCTCCGCGATCCTCATGGGGAAGGTCCTCAGCGACGGTACGCGGATCGTGATCCAGACGATCGTGATCTTGATCTTGGGCTTCCTCCTCGGCGTCACGATCGCGTCGGGCATCGGGGGCCTGCTGATCCTCCTCGCGCTCGCGATGGCCTTCGGGATCGCCTGGTCGGGCATCTCGACGTTCATCGGCCTCGCGACCAAGAACTCCGAGGCCACGCTGATGATCAGCCTCCTGACCACGTTCCCCCTCCTGTTCCTGTCCACCGCGATGATGCCCAAGGTCTTCCTCCCCTCGTGGGTGCAGACCGTGGCCACGTACAACCCGATGAGCTACATCGCGGACGCCCTCCACGCCCTCGTGATTACGGGTTTCGATTGGACGCTCCTGTCCTACGCCGCGCTCACAATCTTGGCGGTCGGGGCGCTCAGCTTGACCGCGACGACCTCCATGTTCCGCCGCACGGTCTCGGGCTGA
- a CDS encoding ATP-binding cassette domain-containing protein: MSKPAAAAATGRKVITKTDAILLVKDLKKTFDPDVRAVDGISFYVKRGEVFGFLCPNGAGKSTTIKIITTLLQKTAGTVFVDGLDLEGEPAKIREIIGYAAQDVGVDDDLTGRENLRLQARFYHIPRAEMDPRVNLIIKTVGLEDAADRRAGTYSGGMRRRLDLAMALISKPKLLFLDEPTTGLDPQNRISVWNYIKSLNDQGMTIFLTTQYMEEADRLCDRLCIIDLGKIVAQGTPASLKAEIGADVIQIALKSDGAKNVRDVAREGLRRIPGIQEVQNYDAGVTVYAKSGPSLVPQIVRMLDDVGVQISQLTLSAPSLDDVFLKHTGHQMRSEEVKPPSRMMWGARRRRAM, encoded by the coding sequence GTGAGCAAGCCGGCGGCCGCCGCCGCCACGGGCCGGAAGGTCATCACCAAGACCGATGCCATCCTCCTAGTCAAGGACCTCAAAAAGACGTTCGACCCAGATGTCCGCGCGGTGGACGGAATCTCGTTCTATGTGAAGCGAGGCGAGGTCTTCGGCTTCTTATGCCCCAATGGCGCCGGGAAGAGCACCACGATCAAGATCATCACGACGCTCCTCCAGAAGACCGCGGGGACCGTGTTCGTGGACGGACTCGACCTGGAGGGGGAGCCCGCCAAGATTCGCGAGATCATCGGGTACGCCGCCCAGGACGTCGGGGTCGACGACGACCTCACGGGCCGAGAGAACCTGCGGCTCCAGGCGCGGTTCTACCACATCCCTCGCGCGGAGATGGACCCGCGGGTCAATCTGATCATCAAGACCGTAGGCCTCGAGGACGCCGCCGACCGGCGCGCCGGAACGTACTCCGGGGGCATGCGCCGTCGGCTCGATCTCGCGATGGCCCTGATCTCGAAGCCCAAGCTCCTGTTCCTCGACGAACCCACGACGGGGCTGGATCCCCAGAACCGGATCTCGGTCTGGAACTACATCAAGTCCCTCAATGACCAGGGGATGACGATCTTCCTCACGACCCAGTACATGGAGGAGGCGGACCGCCTGTGCGACCGCCTCTGCATCATCGACCTGGGGAAGATCGTGGCCCAGGGAACGCCGGCCTCCTTGAAGGCGGAGATCGGTGCCGACGTGATCCAGATCGCGCTCAAGTCGGACGGCGCGAAGAACGTGCGCGACGTCGCACGCGAAGGCCTACGGCGCATCCCGGGGATCCAGGAAGTCCAGAACTACGACGCTGGCGTGACCGTGTACGCGAAGAGCGGACCGAGCCTGGTGCCGCAGATCGTGCGCATGCTCGACGACGTGGGCGTCCAGATTTCCCAGCTGACCCTGTCCGCGCCCTCCCTGGACGACGTGTTCCTGAAGCACACGGGCCACCAGATGCGCTCCGAGGAAGTGAAGCCGCCGAGCCGGATGATGTGGGGCGCCCGCCGAAGGAGGGCGATGTGA
- a CDS encoding M3 family metallopeptidase: MPGKTHIGTELTDPTLLFLKTPEQVTREASRLLDEARSILAKTVNVKGKRSVANTLVPFNELSNRISLVALQTQLLFNAHTDAAVRDAANKAYLAADSLSTEVSLNRPLYDAFAKLDVRKADRETQYAVWKIRRDFRRAGVDRDKPTRTRIKALNDEISEIGSTFDRNINEDQRSIHLDDPSDLQGLPDDFIASHVPKEGKITLTTAYPDAIPVFQYAAKASVRQRLQREFYDRGYPKNLEVLARLLEKRHELATLLGYRDYAEYVTGDMMIGSAKAAAEFIEKVARTAGPRTKRDYAQLVERKQKDVPAAMGLDPWDANYYIERRRAEQYRFDSQEIRPYLQFEKVRDGLFDVSGRLFGLRYRRVTRVPVWHESVEVYDVYEGRTRLGRFYLDLHPREGKFSHAASFFLVVGIRGVQLPQAALLCNFPDPRTSAGPALMERTEVEAFFHEFGHLLHSMLSGRTKWLKTSMEAIEWDFVEAPSQMLEEWTRRYESLARFAKHHTTGATVPKELVERMTRASTAARGMWTSRQDFLAALSLAYYSRDPKGLDTTALAKEVNAQYYPVPWYDGTHYQCSFGHLTGYSAVYYTYLWSLVIAKDLFSEFAKGRSILEPKVAARYRKEILEAGSARPAADMIKRFLGRPMRFDAFQAWLNEGAS, encoded by the coding sequence ATGCCTGGTAAGACACACATCGGGACCGAACTCACGGATCCCACGCTCTTGTTCCTGAAGACACCCGAGCAGGTCACGCGCGAAGCGAGCCGGCTGCTCGACGAGGCCCGCTCCATCCTCGCAAAGACGGTCAACGTGAAAGGAAAACGGAGCGTTGCGAACACCCTCGTCCCCTTCAACGAGCTGTCGAATCGAATCAGCTTGGTCGCCCTCCAGACACAGCTCCTCTTCAACGCACACACGGACGCGGCGGTTCGGGACGCCGCCAACAAGGCCTATCTGGCCGCAGACAGCCTGTCCACCGAAGTCAGCTTGAACCGGCCGCTCTACGACGCGTTCGCCAAGCTCGACGTTCGGAAGGCGGATCGGGAGACGCAGTACGCGGTCTGGAAGATCCGACGCGACTTCCGCCGGGCCGGTGTGGACCGGGACAAGCCGACCCGGACCCGGATCAAAGCCCTGAACGACGAGATTTCCGAGATCGGCTCCACGTTCGACCGGAACATCAACGAGGACCAGCGATCCATCCATCTGGACGACCCTTCGGACCTGCAAGGCCTCCCGGACGATTTCATCGCGAGCCACGTCCCGAAGGAGGGCAAGATCACGCTGACGACCGCATACCCGGACGCGATCCCCGTGTTCCAGTACGCCGCCAAGGCGAGCGTCCGCCAACGACTGCAGCGCGAGTTCTACGACCGCGGCTACCCCAAGAACCTCGAGGTCCTCGCGCGCCTGCTCGAGAAGCGGCACGAGCTGGCGACGCTCCTGGGGTACCGGGACTACGCCGAGTACGTGACGGGGGACATGATGATCGGGTCGGCAAAGGCGGCCGCGGAATTCATCGAGAAGGTCGCCCGCACCGCGGGACCGAGGACGAAACGAGACTACGCGCAGCTTGTGGAGCGAAAGCAGAAGGACGTCCCCGCGGCGATGGGCCTGGACCCCTGGGACGCGAACTACTACATCGAGCGACGGCGGGCGGAGCAGTACCGCTTCGACTCGCAGGAGATCCGGCCCTACCTCCAGTTCGAGAAAGTCCGCGACGGCCTCTTCGACGTCTCGGGGCGGCTCTTCGGCCTCCGGTACCGGCGCGTGACCCGCGTCCCGGTCTGGCACGAGTCCGTGGAGGTCTACGACGTCTACGAGGGACGGACGCGGCTCGGTCGGTTCTACCTCGACCTGCACCCGCGGGAGGGCAAGTTCAGCCACGCCGCGTCGTTCTTCCTGGTCGTCGGCATCCGCGGCGTCCAGCTTCCCCAGGCGGCCCTCCTGTGCAACTTCCCGGATCCCCGCACCTCCGCGGGCCCCGCCCTCATGGAACGCACGGAGGTCGAGGCGTTCTTCCATGAGTTCGGCCACCTCCTCCATTCGATGCTGTCCGGCCGCACGAAGTGGCTCAAGACGAGCATGGAGGCGATCGAGTGGGACTTCGTCGAGGCGCCGTCCCAGATGCTGGAGGAGTGGACCCGCCGGTACGAGAGCCTGGCGCGTTTTGCGAAGCACCACACGACCGGGGCCACGGTGCCCAAGGAGCTTGTGGAGCGCATGACGCGAGCGAGCACCGCGGCCCGCGGCATGTGGACCTCCCGCCAGGACTTCCTCGCCGCCTTGTCCCTCGCGTACTACAGCCGCGACCCCAAGGGGCTCGACACGACCGCGCTGGCCAAGGAGGTCAACGCGCAGTACTACCCGGTCCCCTGGTACGACGGGACGCACTACCAGTGCAGCTTCGGACACCTCACGGGGTACTCGGCGGTATACTACACGTACCTCTGGTCCCTCGTCATCGCGAAGGACCTGTTCAGCGAGTTCGCGAAGGGCAGGTCGATCCTGGAACCGAAGGTCGCCGCGCGGTACCGCAAGGAGATCCTCGAGGCGGGCAGCGCGCGTCCTGCGGCGGACATGATCAAGCGCTTCCTCGGCCGGCCCATGCGCTTCGACGCGTTCCAGGCGTGGCTGAATGAGGGCGCGTCCTGA
- a CDS encoding 4-hydroxyphenylacetate 3-hydroxylase N-terminal domain-containing protein — protein MPLKTKERYLESMRDLHADVTMLGKRVPDVTKNGFTRLALEGIGAIYDLARDPRYRDSMIRREGREPFNVYCSVHRSREDLVNRVRVARFLCQRTGVCTASRCCGWDAINALWHTTFEMDARNRSDYHRRLQRYVAKVRREDLTIAGALTDPKGVRSLKPKHQPDPDVYLRVVEEDRDGIVIRGAKSMIGGAVGSHEILVQPGAAFSEAEREHAVAAAVPLNADGVVQVVDRQMGDERKLEDGFDKGNVRFGSSESLVIFDDVFVPRDRVFMCGEYDFTGDAVSKFVLLHRMTLGGCLAGCGDVLTGAAALLAEYNGLTRQLTDRFVEMTYLAESLYAQALGAAYQGQETPSGAWFPDPLLANVTKTSVTRLPYEIQRLAEDVGGGMVSCMPSERDLRGDRVGDLVDKYYRGLRDVSAEKRLRAARLIESMVFGPGKLSTLCMHGGGSPAAASLGIRQLADLERKKELARRLAGIEG, from the coding sequence ATGCCCCTGAAGACGAAGGAGCGGTACCTGGAGAGCATGCGCGACCTGCACGCGGATGTGACCATGCTGGGCAAGCGCGTCCCCGACGTGACGAAGAACGGGTTCACGCGGCTCGCCCTGGAAGGCATCGGCGCGATCTACGACCTCGCGCGGGATCCCCGATACCGCGACTCCATGATCCGGCGCGAGGGCCGCGAGCCGTTCAACGTGTACTGTTCGGTCCACCGGTCCCGCGAGGACCTCGTCAACCGCGTCCGGGTCGCGCGGTTCCTCTGCCAGCGCACGGGCGTGTGCACCGCGAGCCGCTGCTGCGGCTGGGATGCGATCAACGCGCTGTGGCACACCACGTTCGAGATGGACGCGCGGAACCGCTCGGACTACCACCGCCGCCTGCAGCGGTACGTGGCCAAGGTGCGCCGCGAGGACCTCACGATCGCGGGCGCCCTGACCGACCCGAAGGGCGTGCGCTCCCTGAAGCCGAAGCACCAGCCCGACCCCGACGTCTACCTGCGGGTCGTGGAGGAAGACCGGGACGGGATCGTGATCCGCGGGGCGAAGAGCATGATCGGCGGCGCGGTGGGCTCCCATGAGATCCTCGTCCAACCTGGGGCCGCGTTCTCGGAGGCCGAGCGGGAGCACGCGGTCGCGGCGGCCGTCCCTCTGAACGCGGACGGGGTCGTCCAGGTGGTCGACCGCCAGATGGGGGACGAGCGCAAGCTCGAGGACGGGTTCGACAAGGGGAACGTGCGCTTCGGCTCGTCGGAATCCTTGGTCATCTTCGACGACGTCTTCGTGCCCCGGGATCGCGTGTTCATGTGCGGCGAGTACGACTTCACCGGGGACGCGGTTTCCAAGTTCGTCCTCCTGCACCGGATGACCCTGGGCGGGTGCCTCGCGGGATGCGGGGACGTGCTCACGGGCGCGGCCGCCCTGCTCGCGGAGTACAACGGGCTCACGCGGCAGCTCACGGACCGGTTCGTGGAGATGACCTACCTCGCCGAGTCCCTGTACGCGCAGGCGCTCGGGGCCGCGTACCAGGGGCAGGAGACGCCTTCGGGCGCCTGGTTCCCCGACCCCCTCCTCGCGAATGTGACGAAGACGAGCGTGACCCGCCTCCCGTACGAGATCCAGCGGCTGGCGGAAGACGTCGGCGGCGGGATGGTTTCCTGCATGCCCTCGGAGCGAGACCTCCGCGGCGACCGGGTCGGGGACCTCGTGGACAAGTACTATCGCGGCCTCCGGGACGTCAGCGCGGAGAAGCGGCTTCGGGCCGCGCGGCTGATTGAGAGCATGGTCTTCGGACCGGGGAAGCTGTCGACGCTCTGCATGCACGGCGGCGGGTCGCCCGCGGCCGCCTCCCTGGGAATCCGCCAGCTCGCGGACCTGGAGAGGAAGAAGGAACTCGCCCGGCGGCTGGCAGGGATCGAGGGATAA